The DNA segment CCGCATGACCCCGCGCTGAATCCCGGCTTCAATGTCCACTGTGGATCAGGCGAATCCTCTCAGTACCTTCGCCGGAGCGCGCTGCCCGAGGATCACCGCGACCATGTCGAGCGTCTGACAGGTTTCGGCGACGTTGTGGGCACGGAAGACCGCCGCACCCTGCCACGCGCAGATCGCGGTGGCGGCCAGCGTTCCCACCAGCCGATCCCGCACGTCCGCACCGAGTGACTCGCCGACGAAATCTTTGTTGGAAAGGGCGACGAGCACCGGCCATCCTGTCGCGGTGAGCTGGTCGAGCCGCCTTGTCAACTCCAGCGAATGCCAGGTGTTCTTGCCGAAGTCGTGTGTGGGGTCGATCAGGATTCCGTCCCTGGGGACGCCGAGCGCGGCCAGCGCCTCAGCCCGGCGCGTGACCTCCGCGATGACGTCGGCCACGATGTCGTCGTAGGCGACCCTGTGCGGCCGGGTTCGCGGCGTCGCGCCGCCGGTGTGGGAACACACGTATCCCGCGCCGAACTCCGCCGCCACCTCGGCAAGCCTCGGGTCCGCGCCCGCCCAGGTGTCGTTGAGCAGGTCGGCTCCCTCGGCGACAGCGCTTCGCCCCACCTCGTGCCTCCAGGTGTCGACGCTGATGGCGAGACCGGGAAAGCGCTGCCGCACCTCGGCGACGAACGGCACCACCCTGCGAATCTCCTCGGTCACGTCGACCGTGGCGCCGGGGCCCGCCTTGACACCCCCGATGTCGATGATGTCGGCTCCCTCGGCGACGGCCGTCTCAACGGCTGCGAGTGCCTCGGCGGTGCCGTAGGTGGAGCCACGGTCGTAGAACGAGTCGGGCGTCCTGTTGATGATGGCCATCACCAACGGCCGGTCGGTCCGCATCGTCCGCCCCCGAAACCGGATCTCCCGTTGTCCACCGCGCTCCATCAGGGCCATTCCTCCGCACAGGTTCCTGTCGGCACGATCCTGCCGACCAGGTCAAAAGTAGCCGATCCTGACCTCCGGCCGCCGGTGGCGCGGACCGGCCCCTCGTTTGGTCCACAGTGGATCAGGAAGCATCCCGATCACGGCGACGCGGATCTTTTCTCGCGCTCTGCCGGATCATCACCTCCCAGCTCACGGCTGTCCCACCGGCTGGTCGGCCGCGCCGAGCAACCCGCTTAGTTCCCGCAGCATGGTGATCGTCTCCGTCAATTCCGGCAGGGACACGTGGCCGCCGATCCGGTTCGCCCAATCCGCCTGCCGTCGCTCCACCTCGGCCAGCGCCGCCCTGCCCCGCGCGGTCGGCTCCAGCAGTTTGGCCCTCCGGTGCCGGGGATTCGGCTGGAACGCGATCAGCCCGGCGCCTGCGAGCGCGTCGGCGGTCTGCCGCACGCTCTGCCGGGTCAGCCCCATGGTGCGGGCAACCTCGGCGACGGTGGCCGGCCGGTGGTCGATCACACCCAGCACCTGCCAGCGGGCGCTGGTCAACCCCGCCGGCTTGGCGAGTTCGTCACCCGCCGCCAACAGCAGGCCGTTGAGCCGGAACACCTCGATCGCCAGCTCAGAGTAGGCAAGCCCGCGAGGGGTGAGCGTTTCCTGGGGCGTCATGGGCCCATCTCACCAAGTTGACAGGTGCCTGTCAACTTGTTTCAGGCCGGCTCGATCCGCACCCTGCCGTCGTTCTCAAGCCGGTAACCGACGCCACGGACCGTCGTGATCAACGACGAACCGGCTCCCAGCTTCGTCCGCAGCTTCCGGATGTGTACGTCCAGCGTGCGCCCTCGCCCGGTACCCCTCTTGACGTCGGGAAGCCCCCACACCTCGTTGATCAGCTCCTCACGTCCGCACACCCTGCCCGCCCGCCTGGTCAGGAAACAGAGCAGATCGAATTCGAGCCTCGTCAGCTCAACCGGCGAACGTCCAGCCCACACTCTGCGTGAGGCGACGTCGATTCTGACGGAACGGCCCTGCCCGTAACGGGTGTGAGGAACCGCGACCCGCAGCACCCGTTCCGACGTACCGTGACGCACCATCACGCTCCGCGTCCCCACTGGCGCCGGAAACTCCGAGCTGATCGCGGCGGCGAGCACCGCCGCCGCTTCCGACACCTGTCCGGCGTCGCCGCTGCCCCTGATCACGACGTCGAGAACGACATCGACGTCGAAGGGGCCGGGCGGAGCTGGTGAATTCACCATGTTCTCCCTCCTCGCTGTTCCACGTCACCAGCACCGGCCAAGCAGGTCAAAGCCGTTTCGAGGGGTGGACAAGGTTGACGTGGACGCGAGTTGACCGGACGTCTCGGCTGCTCCTAACTTCGATCAGATGCGCTCCGACGAGACGAACTGGTCGACCACGACGTCACACTGGGGCGCCTATCGCGTTCGCGCCGTCGGCGACACCGTCGAAGTCGCGGCGCATCCACTCGACAAGGCGCCCTCTCCGCTGCTCGGCAACGTGGCCGCCGGCTCACGGCACCCCACCCGGATCAGCGCACCCGCCATCCGGCGCGGCTGGCTCGATCACGGCCCCGGCCCCAGCTCACGCCGGGGGCGCGACGAATTCGTCGAGGTCACCTGGGACACCGCACTGGACCTGCTCGCCGAGCGACTCGACGCGACCCGCAGGACGCACGGCAACTCCGCGATCTTCGGCGGCTCCTACGGCTGGGCGAGCGCGGGCCGGTTCCACCACGCGCAGAGCCAGCTACACCGCTTCCTCAACGTGATCGGCGGCTACACCTCCTCACGCAACACCTACAGCACGGGATCGTCGTCGGTCCTGCTTCCACATCTCGTCGGCGACGCCGACACGCTGCTCAGGAACGCGGACACCTGGCCGACGATCGCCGAGCACACCGATCTCCTGGTCGCCTTCGGCGGGCTACCTGAGAAGAACGTGTCCGTGACGCCGGGTGGCGTCACCGAGCACGCCACCAGCACGGCGCTGCGCCAACTCGGGAACTCCGGTGTCGAGGTCGTCTCGATCAGCCCGCTCGCCGACGACGCACCCGGCACACCGGGGGCTCGTTGGGTGCCCATCGCACCGGCCACCGACGTCGCACTGATGCTCGGGCTCGCCCATACGGTGCTGACCGACAATCTCCACGACCCCGTTTTCCTCGACCGCTACTGCGTCGGTTTCGACGACGTGGCCGACTACCTGCTCGGCCGTCGCGACGGCGTCCCCAAGAACGCCGAGTGGGCCGCGAGTTGGTGCGACGTCACCGCCACCGACATCCGTGCGCTCGCCCGAAAGATGGCCTCGAAAAGGACATTGATCACCGTCTCCTGGTCGCTGCAACGCATCGAGCACGGTGAGCAGCCGGTGTGGGCCGGTCTGACTCTCGCCGCGATGCTGGGGCAGATCGGCCTGCCCGGCGGTGGCTTCGGGCACGGGTACGGGTCGATGGGCGATGTCGGCGAGACCGGAGCCGCTCTCCCATTGCCGTTCCTTCCGAGGGGACACAACGCGGTCAGGTCATTCATTCCGGTCGCGAGGATCGCCGACATGCTGCTGAGCCCCGGCTCGCGCTTCGACTACGACGGCGGCACATACCACTATCCCGACATCCGACTCGTCTACTGGGCGGGAGGGAACCCGTTTCACCACCATCAGGACCTCAACCGGCTCAGGCAGGCCTTCGGCAAACCCGACACCGTCGTCGTGCACGAACCACATTGGACGGCCACGGCCCGGCACGCCGACATCGTGCTACCCGTGACGACGACACTCGAACGCGAGGATATCGGCGCGGGCAGGAGGGACACGCACCTCTTCGCCATGCCACGGGTACTCGAACCGCACGGACAGGCGCGCGACGACTACCGCATCCTCGCCGACGTCGCCCGCAGGCTCGGGGTCGGCGACGAGTTCACCGAGGGACGCACGCCCGCACAATGGCTCAAGCATCTCTACGGCGGCTGGCGCGAGCGGCTCCGCCGCGAGCGCCATGACATCCCTTCCTTCGCCGAATTCTGGGAGCAAGGTTCCCTGCCGCTACCGGCCGGGCACCGTCACCCGACCCCGCTCGCGGCGTTCCGCGCCGACCCCGACGGCAATGGGCTCGCCACGCCGAGCGGCAGGATCGAACTGGCCTCGGCGACGATCGCGGGGTTCGGCTACGCGGACTGCCCTGGACAGGCGACCTGGTTCGCGCCGAGGCGGGACGCGACGTATCCGCTCCACCTCATCGCCAATCAGCCGCGAACCCGGTTGCACGGTCAGGGTGACATCGGAGAAACCAGCCAGAACTCCAAGATTTCCGGCAGGGAACCCATCACGATGCACCCGCGTGACGCCGCGACTCACGGCGTGGGCGAAGGCGACGTCGTACGAGTCTTCAACCGCAGGGGCGCATGCCTCGCGGGCGTCGTTCTGTCCGACCGTGTCCGTCCCGGTGTCGTCGTGCTGGCGACGGGCGCATGGTTCGACCCGGTCGATCTTCCCGACGACGGCGCCGGTGCTTTTAGCGGGTCCGTCGTCGCGGACAAGGCACTGTGCGCGCACGGAAACCCGAATGTGCTCACCTCGGACATCCCGACATCCGCACTGGCCCAGGGCTGCGCTGGTCAACACACCAGGGTTGACATCGAGCTTTTTCCACATCCACTTCCCGCACCGCGCACTCTCCTCCCGCCTGCCATCGAAGCCGCGTCATCCGGTGAATTGAATACAGAACACGTGCCGAACTGATGCATTTTGTCGACCGAGAATAGCCGACAGGGCTCCGGCGCCAATCTGGTATGAATTTTCACCATGTTCGGTAGAGGGAGCGCGAATCAACCAACGCGACTCGACAAGGTTCGCGACAAAGCCGAAGAAATGGACCTCGGAGCCGAACTGAGAGCATTCGTCCAGGAAGAAGGAGCATCAAAAAGTTTCGCCATCGCCTTCTACGAACGTGGTTTCGTGAGCGCGCTCAACCGCATCGCCCCTGAATGCTGGCACTGGGACGACGTCGTCAAAACCGACCAGGTTTTCGAGACCGGCCCCCGCGGCGACCGCACGCTCACCAAGGTTTCCGTCCACGGCGACACCGTCGGCAGGGCCGCCCACTACAAGGCATCGACGTTCCGAAAGTGGCCCGGCGTCGATCCGCAGGAAGTCCTGCGGCTGCTTTCGGCCAAACTGGACGCCACGCACGAGGCTTCCCGCCGCTTCGTCGACGATGTCGTCACCACACTCGCGCAGGGACGGCAGCATTTCTGGCGGGACTCCTTCGTCCTGGGCCCCGACGGTGTCCACGCCGGCGCCCGCACCGTCCGCTGGGACGAGTTGAGCAGAGTCGACCGGCGCGACTACCATCTCGCGCTGTTCGACAACAGCGACCACCCGCAACCCGTCTTCGTCGCGGCATTGCGCGCACGCGACGAGTACGCACACTTCTCCGAGGTCGCACAACGGATGTTCGACCGAAGTGGGGCAAGCCACCAACTCTTCGTCGCTCCCACGTCAGGGCCTGCCAAGCGGCGGCGCCGGTGGCTGGACGCCACTGAATACCTCATGTTCCCCGAGATAGGAGAACCGGAACCACCCGCCGATCTCGACGATCTCGCCGACCGGATGCGGGTGGAGGGAATGCGGCACGGGCTCGGCGACGACGCCCGCTGGTTCGGTACCGACATCATCCGGGGTGCCGGCCGACGCCTCGCGCTGTACGAGGACGGCATCGTCGTCGGCAACCACACCGAGGTCATCGCCGTCACCTGGGGCGATCTTTACTACGTGTGCCTTTTCGATCGTCCAGGGGCAACTGGCCTTCAGGAACTGCGCGCCATTC comes from the Prauserella marina genome and includes:
- the folP gene encoding dihydropteroate synthase; this translates as MRTDRPLVMAIINRTPDSFYDRGSTYGTAEALAAVETAVAEGADIIDIGGVKAGPGATVDVTEEIRRVVPFVAEVRQRFPGLAISVDTWRHEVGRSAVAEGADLLNDTWAGADPRLAEVAAEFGAGYVCSHTGGATPRTRPHRVAYDDIVADVIAEVTRRAEALAALGVPRDGILIDPTHDFGKNTWHSLELTRRLDQLTATGWPVLVALSNKDFVGESLGADVRDRLVGTLAATAICAWQGAAVFRAHNVAETCQTLDMVAVILGQRAPAKVLRGFA
- a CDS encoding winged helix-turn-helix domain-containing protein, with amino-acid sequence MVNSPAPPGPFDVDVVLDVVIRGSGDAGQVSEAAAVLAAAISSEFPAPVGTRSVMVRHGTSERVLRVAVPHTRYGQGRSVRIDVASRRVWAGRSPVELTRLEFDLLCFLTRRAGRVCGREELINEVWGLPDVKRGTGRGRTLDVHIRKLRTKLGAGSSLITTVRGVGYRLENDGRVRIEPA
- a CDS encoding MarR family winged helix-turn-helix transcriptional regulator, which produces MTPQETLTPRGLAYSELAIEVFRLNGLLLAAGDELAKPAGLTSARWQVLGVIDHRPATVAEVARTMGLTRQSVRQTADALAGAGLIAFQPNPRHRRAKLLEPTARGRAALAEVERRQADWANRIGGHVSLPELTETITMLRELSGLLGAADQPVGQP
- a CDS encoding molybdopterin-dependent oxidoreductase encodes the protein MRSDETNWSTTTSHWGAYRVRAVGDTVEVAAHPLDKAPSPLLGNVAAGSRHPTRISAPAIRRGWLDHGPGPSSRRGRDEFVEVTWDTALDLLAERLDATRRTHGNSAIFGGSYGWASAGRFHHAQSQLHRFLNVIGGYTSSRNTYSTGSSSVLLPHLVGDADTLLRNADTWPTIAEHTDLLVAFGGLPEKNVSVTPGGVTEHATSTALRQLGNSGVEVVSISPLADDAPGTPGARWVPIAPATDVALMLGLAHTVLTDNLHDPVFLDRYCVGFDDVADYLLGRRDGVPKNAEWAASWCDVTATDIRALARKMASKRTLITVSWSLQRIEHGEQPVWAGLTLAAMLGQIGLPGGGFGHGYGSMGDVGETGAALPLPFLPRGHNAVRSFIPVARIADMLLSPGSRFDYDGGTYHYPDIRLVYWAGGNPFHHHQDLNRLRQAFGKPDTVVVHEPHWTATARHADIVLPVTTTLEREDIGAGRRDTHLFAMPRVLEPHGQARDDYRILADVARRLGVGDEFTEGRTPAQWLKHLYGGWRERLRRERHDIPSFAEFWEQGSLPLPAGHRHPTPLAAFRADPDGNGLATPSGRIELASATIAGFGYADCPGQATWFAPRRDATYPLHLIANQPRTRLHGQGDIGETSQNSKISGREPITMHPRDAATHGVGEGDVVRVFNRRGACLAGVVLSDRVRPGVVVLATGAWFDPVDLPDDGAGAFSGSVVADKALCAHGNPNVLTSDIPTSALAQGCAGQHTRVDIELFPHPLPAPRTLLPPAIEAASSGELNTEHVPN